From the genome of Psychrilyobacter atlanticus DSM 19335, one region includes:
- a CDS encoding RidA family protein: MSIERHNTKKRMSHAVIHNNVAYLCGQVPKDETKGMAEQTKTTLEKVDQLLADIGSHKNKVLSATVYIKDMDQFKEMNEVWDSWVEEGTAPARACVEANMARESLLVEVSVIAAV, translated from the coding sequence ATGAGTATTGAACGACATAACACTAAAAAAAGGATGAGTCATGCAGTGATTCATAATAATGTAGCTTATTTATGTGGGCAGGTTCCCAAAGATGAAACAAAGGGAATGGCAGAACAAACAAAAACAACTTTGGAAAAGGTAGATCAGCTTCTGGCTGATATCGGGAGCCATAAGAATAAGGTTCTTTCGGCTACAGTTTATATTAAAGATATGGACCAGTTTAAAGAGATGAATGAAGTCTGGGACAGCTGGGTGGAGGAAGGAACTGCTCCGGCAAGAGCCTGTGTGGAAGCTAATATGGCCAGGGAATCACTCTTGGTAGAAGTATCTGTGATAGCGGCCGTATAG